The following proteins come from a genomic window of Triticum aestivum cultivar Chinese Spring chromosome 6A, IWGSC CS RefSeq v2.1, whole genome shotgun sequence:
- the LOC123132199 gene encoding F-box/LRR-repeat protein At5g02910 — MALEGPSAQDGMVCIVSLIISCLPPPLVPAPEADDSDDDHFSLTSSDLEDADADGPAQDGDGQDHFSRLPRNLLSNIMSRLPTKEAARTMVLSTRWRCVWAASPLLVDDGHFRAAEGHSVFDAVRGISLCVAAHPGSIRAVRITRTSFYEQEYALQRPVAGLAAKKIQDLILFNRPWPINMPLPDDILRCASLSRLYIGIWNFPDIPTAHRPAFPNLHELGLFHSMVEDKKFNALLAHCPELKILSFALSYNYPSCLRIKSRSLRVVLEWVCTFDKIIVDDAPCLERLLFESFSERRRPVKIVHASRLEVLGFLDFQLHALEIGGTVIRAGMTMKDGAMLPSLKILAVKVRFSHDKEVKMLHTLLRCFPCLETLHIMSIPSWSADRGDCAEAWNPMGSSNCFSHLKTFVLHGFRGLDREQLFVSYILEKGIKTLGIVCGDSDGVLVKGNAPSGGSSGSGISVCPATSCWSFQHAINLSVEDPFCVLRRDKARIASFAEAMRLCASLGC; from the exons CATGGTCTGCATCGTATCCCTGATCATCTCCTGCCTCCCCCCACCCTTGGTCCCCGCGCCCGAGGCCGACGACTCCGATGACGACCACTTCTCCCTCACCTCCTCTGACTTGGAGGATGCCGACGCCGACGGGCCCGCGCAGGATGGTGACGGCCAGGACCACTTCAGCCGCCTCCCGCGCAACCTGCTCTCCAACATCATGTCCCGCCTCCCCACCAAGGAAGCCGCACGCACCATGGTCCTCTCCACCCGCTGGCGCTGCGTGTGGGCGGCGAGCCCGCTCCTTGTCGACGACGGCCACTTCAGGGCCGCCGAAGGGCACAGCGTCTTCGATGCCGTGCGCGGCATCTCGCTCTGCGTGGCCGCTCACCCTGGCTCCATCCGAGCTGTGCGCATCACCCGCACCTCCTTCTACGAGCAGGAGTACGCGCTCCAGCGCCCGGTCGCCGGCCTCGCCGCCAAGAAGATCCAGGACCTCATCCTCTTCAACCGCCCCTGGCCGATCAACATGCCGCTCCCCGATGATATCCTCAGATGTGCCTCCCTCAGCCGCCTCTACATAGGCATCTGGAACTTTCCGGACATTCCCACCGCTCACCGGCCCGCCTTCCCAAACCTGCACGAGCTCGGCCTTTTCCACTCCATGGTCGAAGACAAGAAATTCAACGCCTTGCTCGCACACTGCCCTGAACTGAAGATCCTCTCCTTTGCCCTCTCGTACAACTACCCTTCGTGCCTCCGCATCAAGTCCCGCAGCCTCCGTGTGGTATTGGAATGGGTATGCACCTTTGATAAAATCATTGTTGACGATGCCCCCTGCCTGGAGCGCCTGCTCTTCGAAAGCTTTTCCGAGCGGAGGAGGCCCGTCAAGATTGTCCATGCGTCCAGGCTGGAGGTGCTCGGGTTCTTGGACTTCCAGCTCCACGCGCTCGAGATTGGTGGCACCGTCATCAGG GCTGGGATGACTATGAAAGATGGCGCCATGCTGCCAAGTTTGAAGATACTGGCTGTCAAGGTGCGGTTTTCGCACGACAAGGAGGTCAAGATGCTGCACACTCTGCTCAGATGCTTTCCTTGCCTCGAGACGCTCCACATCATG TCCATTCCATCCTGGTCAGCTGATCGGGGCGATTGTGCTGAGGCCTGGAATCCCATGGGCTCTTCCAACTGCTTCTCTCATCTTAAGACGTTCGTCCTCCATGGATTCCGAGGCCTGGACCGTGAGCAGTTGTTCGTCAGTTACATACTGGAGAAGGGGATAAAGACCCTGGGCATTGtctgtggtgacagtgatggtgtgCTAGTGAAGGGCAATGCACCATCAGGTGGAAGCAGTGGCAGTGGTATATCTGTTTGCCCCGCCACCAGTTGCTGGAGCTTTCAGCACGCCATCAACTTGTCAGTGGAGGACCCCTTCTGCGTGTTGAGGCGTGACAAGGCCCGCATCGCTTCTTTTGCTGAGGCAATGAGACTCTGCGCTAGTTTGGGTTGTTGA